A region of the candidate division KSB1 bacterium genome:
CGACACCCCCATCATGCTCGGCTTGGAAGGTGGCGGAATCCGCACCTTTGCGAAATTCGTTCGCAGGACAACTCTTTTGCAAGATGGAGACGAAATTCCAGACGATATGGATCGGCAAGTGACAGTTCGGGTTACCCCCATTGCCATTCCTTACAACTTGTTCAGCGATAGATTTCAGATGGGTGTTATCGTGCCGTTTGTGGACGTCGATTTCGAATCAACTGTGCAGGATATGTCAAGCTTCGGAATCGGCGACGTGCGAGTTTTTGCCAAGTACCTGCTTTATCAACGCGACCGCAAGAAAGAGACATTCCGAATCGCCTCAAAGGCAGGGGTTAAATTTCCTACCGGGGATGTGCCGGCCCTGGGGAGCGGCTCAACGGACTATTTCTTTTCTACCGTGGCCGGATGGATTAAGGACAGGAGCGGCATTTATTTAGAAGGAATTTACAATCTGAACACTTCCCATAATCAGGTCGATTTCGGAAACAGCTTTGCGTATAATCTCGCGTTCGGCTATCGGCTGCTGCCGGCGGTGTACGAAACTTATCCTTCACCGCAGCTCAATGGATTTTTAGAAATCAACGGAACAAGCGCTGCAAAAAGTGATGTAAATGGGGTGACAAATGAAAATTCCGGCGGCACCACAATTTTCTTGTCTCCGGGACTGCAATTTGTCGGCGGTAGACGCTGGCTTGTCGAAGCGTCCCTACAAATTCCCATTGTAAACGAGCCCAACGGCACCCAGTTGGCCACCGATTGGACTCTATCGATAGGAACGAGAATTTTACTGTTTTAGAGTACGAAATAGAAGGCGGGGTATTGGATTGAAACTAAGCAACTTCAACCGTTTGAGCGTTCTATTAATTGCTGTGGCGTTAATCTCTTTCGGTTGTTCAAAAGATAATAACCTTGAAATCGAATTCGTAACCCAATGGGGTGGCACGGGCTCAGAGCCGGGAAAATTTAGCGAACCCATCGGGGTGGCTTTAGACGCCCAGAGAAATGTCTATGTTTCCGATGCTGGGAACAACCGCATCCAGAAATTTACTCCCGATGGAAAATTTGTTGCCGAGTGGGGACGGGCCGGAAGCGCGGAAGGCGAATTCGACCGGCCCATGCATTTAGCCGTCGGTGCTGACGGATTCATCTATGTGCCTGAATACGGCAACGACCGGGTGCAGGTGTTTAATACCGACGGAAAATTTCAATTCATGATAGGCAAAAGTGGAAAAGGACATGGCGAATTCGACGCCCCTGCAGGCCTAAATTTCGACTCCAATGGAAAGGTTGTGTTGGCTGATTTTTATAATCACCGCATCCAGATATTTGCCA
Encoded here:
- a CDS encoding transporter; protein product: MNKLRKKLKVLGATGLFQILATTVLAQGPPINTDTPIMLGLEGGGIRTFAKFVRRTTLLQDGDEIPDDMDRQVTVRVTPIAIPYNLFSDRFQMGVIVPFVDVDFESTVQDMSSFGIGDVRVFAKYLLYQRDRKKETFRIASKAGVKFPTGDVPALGSGSTDYFFSTVAGWIKDRSGIYLEGIYNLNTSHNQVDFGNSFAYNLAFGYRLLPAVYETYPSPQLNGFLEINGTSAAKSDVNGVTNENSGGTTIFLSPGLQFVGGRRWLVEASLQIPIVNEPNGTQLATDWTLSIGTRILLF
- a CDS encoding 6-bladed beta-propeller, producing MKLSNFNRLSVLLIAVALISFGCSKDNNLEIEFVTQWGGTGSEPGKFSEPIGVALDAQRNVYVSDAGNNRIQKFTPDGKFVAEWGRAGSAEGEFDRPMHLAVGADGFIYVPEYGNDRVQVFNTDGKFQFMIGKSGKGHGEFDAPAGLNFDSNGKVVLADFYNHRIQIFATGGEFQHEFASEGHEFGQLYYPTDIVVDQQGDILVADAYNHRIQKFSPIGEPLNSFGQKGKEPGQFDVANAIATDHKNRIFVVDFYNNRIQIFDDSGEFLYQFGSAGKADGQFEHPTDIAISEEGEIYVADFGNNRIQKFRILEK